Proteins from a genomic interval of Polyodon spathula isolate WHYD16114869_AA chromosome 1, ASM1765450v1, whole genome shotgun sequence:
- the LOC121322834 gene encoding kelch-like protein 2 isoform X1 produces MEIHPICTKLCHHKPHNLKDDVSEKQCPVTVNPRHMKKAFKVMNDLRSQNLLCDVTIVAEDVEIAAHRVVLAACSPYFHAMFTGEMSESRAKRVRIKEMDGWTLGMLIDYVYTAEIQVTEENVQVLLPAASLLQLQDVKKSCCEFLESQLHSTNCLGIRAFADMHACIELLNRANTFAEQHFAEVVQSEEFLNLGIELVCSLIASDKLTIPSEEKVFEAVIAWVNHDKDVRQEHMAHLMEHVRLPLLSREYLVQRVEEESLVKNSSACKDYLIEAMKYHLLPADQRSMMKTIRTRMRTPINLPKVMVVVGGQAPKAIRSVECYDFKEERWYQVAELPSRRCRSGVVCMGGFVYAVGGFNGSLRVRTVDSYDPVKDQWTCVGSMQDRRSTLGAAVLNGLLYAVGGFDGSTGLSTVEAYNAKTNEWFHIVPMNTRRSSVGVGVVGGLLYAVGGYDGASRQCLSTVEAYHPNANEWNYVAEMSTRRSGAGVGVLKGLLYAVGGHDGPLVRKSCEVYDPATNSWKQVADMNMCRRNAGVCAVSNLLYVVGGDDGSCNLSSVEYYNPSADKWTLLPACMSTGRSYAGVAVLDKPL; encoded by the exons ATGCACAAAGCTGTGCCATCACAAACCCCACAATCTAAAAGATGATGTATCTGAGAAGCAGTGTCCAGTCACCGTGAATCCCCGTCATATGAAAAAAGCTTTCAAAGTGATGAACGACTTGCGCAG tcaAAATCTTTTGTGTGACGTGACAATTGTCGCTGAGGATGTGGAGATTGCAGCTCACAGAGTGGTCCTAGCAGCCTGCAGTCCTTACTTCCATGCAATGTTTACAG GTGAGATGAGTGAGAGCAGAGCAAAGCGAGTCCGGATAAAGGAAATGGACGGATGGACATTGGGAATGCTCATTGATTATGTTTATACAGCAGAAATTCAGGTCACGGAAGAGAATGTACAG GTTCTGCTTCCAGCCGCCAGTCTCTTGCAGCTACAGGATGTGAAAAAATCTTGTTGTGAATTCTTGGAATCACAGCTACACTCCACCAACTGCTTAGGGATCCGAGCCTTTGCAGATATGCATGCATGTATAGAGTTGCTGAATAGAGCCAACACGTTTGCAG AGCAGCACTTTGCAGAGGTGGTGCAAAGTGAGGAATTCCTGAACCTGGGAATTGAGCTGGTGTGCAGCCTGATAGCCAGCGATAAGCTTACAATACCATCTGAGGAGAAG GTGTTTGAAGCGGTTATTGCCTGGGTAAACCATGATAAGGATGTCCGTCAGGAACACATGGCCCATCTTATGGAGCATGTGCGTCTGCCTCTGCTTTCTAGAGAATACCTGGTCCAG AGAGTAGAAGAGGAGTCCCTGGTTAAAAATAGCAGTGCATGTAAAGATTACCTCATTGAAGCCATGAAGTATCATCTGCTTCCTGCTGACCAGAGGTCCATGATGAAAACTATTAGGACCAGAATGAGAACGCCCATCAATCTTCCCAAG GTAATGGTTGTTGTTGGTGGGCAGGCCCCTAAAGCCATCCGCAGTGTGGAGTGCTATGATTTCAAAGAGGAGCGGTGGTACCAAGTAGCTGAACTGCCTTCACGGAGATGTAGATCAG gtgTCGTCTGCATGGGAGGATTTGTTTATGCAGTTGGTGGATTCAACGGCTCTTTAAGAGTGCGCACAGTTGATTCATATGATCCAGTTAAGGACCAATGGACATGTGTTGGCAGCATGCAGGACAGGAGAAGCACTTTGGGAGCTGCTGTGTTAAACGGCCTTCTTTATGCTGTAGGAGGATTTGATGGGAGTACAG GTTTGTCAACTGTAGAAGCCTACAACGCAAAGACAAATGAATGGTTTCACATAGTACCTATGAACACCCGGCGAAGTAGTGTGGGAGTTGGTGTTGTTGGAG GATTGCTCTATGCAGTTGGAGGTTATGATGGTGCATCCAGGCAATGTCTCAGCACAGTGGAGGCCTACCACCCCAACGCCAACGAATGGAATTATGTTGCAGAGATGAGCACAAGACGAAGTGGAGCAG GTGTTGGAGTTTTGAAAGGATTATTGTATGCTGTTGGAGGTCATGATGGGCCACTGGTGAGAAAGAGCTGTGAGGTATATGACCCTGCCACAAATTCCTGGAAGCAGGTTGCAGATATGAATATGTGCAGAAGAAATGCAG GTGTCTGTGCAGTAAGCAATCTGCTGTATGTAGTTGGTGGGGATGATGGCTCCTGTAACCTGTCATCAGTAGAGTATTACAACCCTTCAGCTGACAAGTGGACCCTTTTGCCTGCTTGTATGAGCACAGGAAGGAGTTATGCAG GTGTTGCAGTACTTGACAAGCCGTTATGA
- the LOC121322834 gene encoding kelch-like protein 2 isoform X2 gives MQCLQAQLTTTTPATSELQRRRTTQLWAAYRQGRRCSARAWGLLMHGEMSESRAKRVRIKEMDGWTLGMLIDYVYTAEIQVTEENVQVLLPAASLLQLQDVKKSCCEFLESQLHSTNCLGIRAFADMHACIELLNRANTFAEQHFAEVVQSEEFLNLGIELVCSLIASDKLTIPSEEKVFEAVIAWVNHDKDVRQEHMAHLMEHVRLPLLSREYLVQRVEEESLVKNSSACKDYLIEAMKYHLLPADQRSMMKTIRTRMRTPINLPKVMVVVGGQAPKAIRSVECYDFKEERWYQVAELPSRRCRSGVVCMGGFVYAVGGFNGSLRVRTVDSYDPVKDQWTCVGSMQDRRSTLGAAVLNGLLYAVGGFDGSTGLSTVEAYNAKTNEWFHIVPMNTRRSSVGVGVVGGLLYAVGGYDGASRQCLSTVEAYHPNANEWNYVAEMSTRRSGAGVGVLKGLLYAVGGHDGPLVRKSCEVYDPATNSWKQVADMNMCRRNAGVCAVSNLLYVVGGDDGSCNLSSVEYYNPSADKWTLLPACMSTGRSYAGVAVLDKPL, from the exons ATGCAATGTTTACAG gctcagctcaccactacgacaccagccacctcagagctacagcgtcggaggacaacgcagctctgggcagcttacaggcaaggcCGTAGGTGCTCGGCCAGAGCATGGGGGTTGCTGATGCACg GTGAGATGAGTGAGAGCAGAGCAAAGCGAGTCCGGATAAAGGAAATGGACGGATGGACATTGGGAATGCTCATTGATTATGTTTATACAGCAGAAATTCAGGTCACGGAAGAGAATGTACAG GTTCTGCTTCCAGCCGCCAGTCTCTTGCAGCTACAGGATGTGAAAAAATCTTGTTGTGAATTCTTGGAATCACAGCTACACTCCACCAACTGCTTAGGGATCCGAGCCTTTGCAGATATGCATGCATGTATAGAGTTGCTGAATAGAGCCAACACGTTTGCAG AGCAGCACTTTGCAGAGGTGGTGCAAAGTGAGGAATTCCTGAACCTGGGAATTGAGCTGGTGTGCAGCCTGATAGCCAGCGATAAGCTTACAATACCATCTGAGGAGAAG GTGTTTGAAGCGGTTATTGCCTGGGTAAACCATGATAAGGATGTCCGTCAGGAACACATGGCCCATCTTATGGAGCATGTGCGTCTGCCTCTGCTTTCTAGAGAATACCTGGTCCAG AGAGTAGAAGAGGAGTCCCTGGTTAAAAATAGCAGTGCATGTAAAGATTACCTCATTGAAGCCATGAAGTATCATCTGCTTCCTGCTGACCAGAGGTCCATGATGAAAACTATTAGGACCAGAATGAGAACGCCCATCAATCTTCCCAAG GTAATGGTTGTTGTTGGTGGGCAGGCCCCTAAAGCCATCCGCAGTGTGGAGTGCTATGATTTCAAAGAGGAGCGGTGGTACCAAGTAGCTGAACTGCCTTCACGGAGATGTAGATCAG gtgTCGTCTGCATGGGAGGATTTGTTTATGCAGTTGGTGGATTCAACGGCTCTTTAAGAGTGCGCACAGTTGATTCATATGATCCAGTTAAGGACCAATGGACATGTGTTGGCAGCATGCAGGACAGGAGAAGCACTTTGGGAGCTGCTGTGTTAAACGGCCTTCTTTATGCTGTAGGAGGATTTGATGGGAGTACAG GTTTGTCAACTGTAGAAGCCTACAACGCAAAGACAAATGAATGGTTTCACATAGTACCTATGAACACCCGGCGAAGTAGTGTGGGAGTTGGTGTTGTTGGAG GATTGCTCTATGCAGTTGGAGGTTATGATGGTGCATCCAGGCAATGTCTCAGCACAGTGGAGGCCTACCACCCCAACGCCAACGAATGGAATTATGTTGCAGAGATGAGCACAAGACGAAGTGGAGCAG GTGTTGGAGTTTTGAAAGGATTATTGTATGCTGTTGGAGGTCATGATGGGCCACTGGTGAGAAAGAGCTGTGAGGTATATGACCCTGCCACAAATTCCTGGAAGCAGGTTGCAGATATGAATATGTGCAGAAGAAATGCAG GTGTCTGTGCAGTAAGCAATCTGCTGTATGTAGTTGGTGGGGATGATGGCTCCTGTAACCTGTCATCAGTAGAGTATTACAACCCTTCAGCTGACAAGTGGACCCTTTTGCCTGCTTGTATGAGCACAGGAAGGAGTTATGCAG GTGTTGCAGTACTTGACAAGCCGTTATGA